The Ananas comosus cultivar F153 linkage group 2, ASM154086v1, whole genome shotgun sequence genome contains a region encoding:
- the LOC109725379 gene encoding uncharacterized protein LOC109725379: MALEWVVVGYVAGAEAIMLVLLTLPGLDGLRRGLVGAVRRALKPMLSVVPFCLFLLLDIYWKYETRLTCGDSDHGHGGCSPADHLRHQKSVMKSQRNALLIAAALLLYWLLFSVSSLVLRLDQLHHRLDQLKRHDD, encoded by the coding sequence ATGGCGCTGGAGTGGGTGGTGGTGGGGTACGTGGCGGGGGCGGAGGCGATCATGCTGGTGCTGCTGACGCTGCCGGGCCTGGATGGGCTGCGGCGGGGGCTGGTGGGGGCGGTGCGGCGGGCGCTGAAGCCGATGCTGTCGGTGGTGCCCTTCTGCCTCTTCCTGCTGTTGGACATCTACTGGAAGTACGAGACGCGCCTCACCTGCGGCGACAGCGACCACGGCCACGGCGGCTGCTCCCCCGCCGACCACCTCCGCCACCAGAAGTCCGTCATGAAGAGCCAGCGCAACGCCCTCCTCAtcgccgccgccctcctccTCTACTGGCTCCTCTTCTCCGTCTCCTCCCTCGTCCTCCGCCTCGACCAGCTCCACCACCGCCTCGACCAGCTCAAGCGCCACGATGATTGA
- the LOC109706837 gene encoding uncharacterized protein LOC109706837: MKLNAEDYASSYFTVERYRDAYSLNIKPLPAQEEWKKSDIGFSVLPPILARPAGRPRKKRIRGAGEMIKRKHKCARCGGFGHHARTCKNTVPVEGSSIQSKSKIRRKTSGSQQQEHDSEHAAAAISQQQKGLFYDATSFHQAIIFSFIFLILLFYIISDFKL; this comes from the exons ATGAAACTCAATGCTGAAGATTATGCATCATCATACTTCACTGTGGAGAGGTATCGAGATGCCTATTCATTAAATATTAAGCCATTGCCTGCCCAAGAGGAATGGAAAAAGAGTGATATAGGTTTTAGTGTGTTGCCACCTATATTAGCAAGACCTGCTGGCAGGCCACGAAAAAAGAGAATAAGGGGAGCGGGAGAGATGATTAAGAGAAAACACAAATGTGCTAGATGTGGTGGTTTTGGCCATCATGCAAGAACTTGTAAGAATACTGTTCCAGTAGAAGGTTCTAGCATACAATCTAAAAG caaaataagaagaaaaactaGTGGATCGCAACAACAAGAGCACGATTCTGAACATGCGGCAGCAGCAATATCACAGCAGCAAAAAGGGTTATTTTATGATGCTACATCTTTTCATCAAGCTATTATCttctctttcatttttcttatactcttgttttatataattagtgattttaaactttga
- the LOC109727215 gene encoding uncharacterized protein LOC109727215, with amino-acid sequence MTQLHGKWDLSFLRVFDFCDEIKRRNVGSHTQIKLIELEGKQHFQRMFIAFGASIQGFLRGCRPYVGLDGAHLKGKFKGIIVSAIALDGNNSMFPVAYGVVESENAESWEWFLVALKEAIGCPNGLVLSSDRQKGLDKALLAVYPTAEHRECMRHLYSNFKKRFRGDILKKHLWGAARAYTSSAFQYHMERVQMADSRVVDYLRENHGHVWSRSLFGIDAKCEQETNNISETFNSWISKERNRPVIDMMDAIRQKIMIMMNKRRRDAAKWSTKLVPGATKHINNLTKDLGIYKVLRCSDEQAEIEGPNARCDVS; translated from the exons ATGACCCAATTACATGGAAAGTGGGATCTATCATTCTTAAGagtttttgatttttgtgatgagattaaaagaagaaatgtaGGAAGTCATACACAGATTAAATTGATAGAGTTGGAGGGTAAACAACATTTTCAGCGAATGTTTATTGCTTTTGGGGCTAGTATTCAAGGTTTTTTAAGAGGGTGTCGGCCATATGTCGGTTTAGATGGAGCTCATCTTAAGGGTAAATTCAAAGGGATTATTGTTTCTGCAATTGCATTGGATGGAAACAACTCAATGTTTCCAGTTGCATATGGTGTGGTTGAGTCAGAAAATGCAGAAAGTTGGGAATGGTTCTTGGTAGCTCTCAAGGAAGCTATAGGTTGTCCTAATGGTTTGGTTCTATCCAGTGATAGGCAAAAAGGCTTAGATAAGGCCCTTCTAGCTGTCTATCCTACTGCTGAACATCGTGAATGCATGCGTCACTTATATAGTAACTTCAAGAAACGATTTCGAGGAGATATTTTGAAGAAACATCTATGGGGAGCAGCTAGGGCATATACAAGTTCAGCATTTCAATACCATATGGAAAGGGTGCAGATGGCAGATAGTAGAGTGGTTGATTACTTAAGAGAAAATCATGGTCATGTATGGAGCCGCTCTTTATTTGGAATAGATGCTAAGTGCGAACAAGAAACCAATAATATCTCTGAGACTTTTAATTCTTGGATCAGTAAAGAAAGGAATAGACCGGTGATAGATATGATGGATGCCATAAGGCAGAAAATAATGATTATGATgaacaaaagaagaagagatgcaGCAAAATGGTCAACAAAGCTTGTACCGGGAGCAACTAAGCATATCAACAATTTGACCaag GATCTTGGAATTTATAAAGTGTTGAGGTGTAGTGATGAGCAAGCGGAGATAGAAGGGCCTAATGCTAGATGTGATGTAAG CTAA